Proteins encoded within one genomic window of Salipaludibacillus agaradhaerens:
- a CDS encoding Rrf2 family transcriptional regulator, with protein sequence MKYSKATDYALHTMLFLAVATPNKFVGVQELADRQKVSPTYLSKILTKLAKSGMVESVSGANGGYRLKRNWEEISFLDVIHAIEGTASLFDCNLNHGPECLIQKVMVSAEENMEDYLKEQKIADLAKNSGYM encoded by the coding sequence ATGAAGTATTCGAAAGCGACAGACTATGCCCTACATACCATGCTTTTTCTTGCAGTAGCGACGCCAAATAAGTTTGTCGGTGTTCAGGAACTGGCGGATCGGCAGAAGGTTTCGCCTACGTATTTATCGAAAATACTGACGAAACTCGCCAAATCGGGAATGGTTGAGTCCGTTTCAGGTGCCAATGGTGGTTATAGATTAAAACGGAATTGGGAAGAGATTTCGTTCCTTGATGTCATTCACGCAATTGAAGGTACAGCTTCATTGTTTGACTGCAACTTGAACCATGGACCAGAATGTTTGATTCAGAAGGTGATGGTATCGGCGGAAGAGAACATGGAAGATTATTTGAAAGAGCAAAAAATAGCTGATCTTGCCAAAAATAGCGGTTATATGTGA
- a CDS encoding VanZ family protein: MIDNNFVHVVGIIFLAIIIIGDLIINRHSQKPLLWRLVLYSFLYYIMSVINLTIFPIDPYNFGFIVEPQLIPFYFIYESIHYGIQSAYVYNLIMLLPLGIYIPLLFPKMRNVIKTTLVGLFFSIIIEITQLITNRTFGAMRQFNVDDLILNTLGTALGFFIFCLLWKILIKYRIHAYLDRQEKA, from the coding sequence GTGATAGACAATAATTTTGTTCATGTGGTCGGTATCATTTTTCTTGCCATTATAATTATTGGTGACCTCATTATAAATCGACATAGCCAAAAACCCCTACTATGGCGCCTTGTTCTCTATAGTTTTTTATACTATATAATGAGTGTCATTAATTTAACTATTTTCCCTATAGATCCTTATAACTTTGGATTTATAGTCGAGCCGCAGCTTATTCCTTTTTACTTCATTTATGAGTCGATTCATTACGGTATCCAAAGTGCTTATGTGTACAACCTTATCATGCTGCTGCCTCTTGGAATATATATCCCATTGTTATTCCCAAAGATGAGAAATGTTATTAAGACCACACTAGTTGGGTTGTTTTTTTCCATAATAATAGAAATAACCCAATTAATAACAAATCGGACATTTGGAGCCATGCGGCAATTTAACGTTGATGATCTTATTTTGAACACATTAGGCACAGCTTTAGGCTTCTTTATTTTTTGTTTATTATGGAAAATATTAATAAAATATCGTATCCATGCTTATCTCGATAGACAAGAAAAAGCTTAA
- a CDS encoding SDR family oxidoreductase, with product MKVLVVGANGQIGKHLVSFIKESEGLEARAMIRKEEQAPFFEKLGAETAIVDLEDDVEPIAKAAEGVDAIVFTAGSGPHTGKDKTILIDLDGAVKTIEAAKVAGVKRFIMISSFDTSREAIQAAPSSFAPYVAAKHYADEWLKGTDLDYTIIHPGALTNDEGTGQIKTHQESEIREVPREDVAKVIVASLENDATIGKAFQVVTGDVPINEAVNMLS from the coding sequence ATGAAAGTTCTTGTTGTAGGTGCGAACGGTCAAATTGGAAAACATCTTGTATCCTTCATTAAAGAGAGTGAAGGCTTGGAAGCTAGAGCCATGATTCGTAAGGAGGAACAGGCGCCCTTTTTTGAAAAATTAGGGGCCGAAACGGCGATCGTTGATTTAGAGGATGATGTGGAGCCTATTGCTAAAGCGGCTGAAGGTGTTGATGCCATTGTCTTTACCGCAGGTTCCGGCCCACATACAGGGAAGGATAAAACGATCCTGATCGATTTGGACGGAGCGGTGAAAACAATTGAAGCCGCCAAAGTGGCTGGTGTCAAGCGGTTCATTATGATTTCGTCCTTTGATACGAGCAGAGAAGCCATTCAAGCAGCACCATCGTCATTTGCACCGTACGTAGCAGCAAAGCATTATGCAGATGAGTGGTTAAAAGGGACGGATTTAGACTATACGATCATCCATCCTGGTGCTTTAACGAATGACGAAGGAACTGGGCAGATAAAAACCCATCAAGAATCAGAAATAAGAGAGGTACCACGGGAAGATGTGGCAAAAGTGATCGTGGCCAGCTTAGAGAACGATGCAACCATTGGCAAGGCATTTCAAGTGGTGACTGGTGATGTGCCAATTAACGAAGCGGTTAACATGTTATCGTGA
- a CDS encoding NAD(P)H-binding protein, translated as MHYDVDLNGRREAIQAAPSSFAPYVAAKHYADEWLKDTDLDYTIIHPDALTNNEGTGQIKTHQESEIREVRREDVAKVIVASLENDATIGKAFQVVTGDVPINEAVSTLS; from the coding sequence ATTCATTATGATGTTGACTTAAATGGGAGGCGAGAAGCCATTCAAGCAGCACCATCGTCATTTGCACCGTACGTAGCAGCAAAGCATTATGCAGATGAGTGGTTAAAGGACACAGATTTAGACTATACGATCATCCATCCTGATGCTTTAACGAATAACGAAGGAACTGGGCAGATAAAAACACATCAAGAATCAGAAATAAGAGAGGTACGACGGGAAGATGTGGCAAAAGTGATCGTGGCCAGCTTAGAGAACGATGCAACCATTGGCAAGGCATTTCAAGTGGTAACTGGTGATGTGCCAATTAACGAAGCGGTTAGCACGTTATCGTGA